In Erythrobacter sp. KY5, the DNA window GATTCCGCAGCCCATCTCGCGCGCCTGAATGAGCCGGTCTACGCTCTTTCGGAAGGTCTCACACAACCCCGCGTCGCGGGTCTTGTCGCGCAGTCGCTTGAGCGGTTGCCATCGCTGCCCGAATGGATCGAGCCGGGGCAGTTCGAAAGGGAGGGCTGGCCGCAGTGGAACGATGCGCTGCACCTCGCGCACAAGGGCAGTCACGAAAAGGCGAGAGATCGGCTGGCATATGACGAATTGCTCGCCAACAGCCTGGCTCTGCTGCTGGTGCGCGCGGACGGGCGGCGCAAGCGGGGGCAGCCGCTTCGAGGTGACCGGAGCTTGAGGGACAGGCTCGACCTGCCTTTCGAAATGACCGGTGCCCAGAAACGGTCGGTTGCTGAGATCGAAGGGGACTTGCAACAAGAAGCGCCCATGCTCCGCCTGCTGCAAGGAGACGTGGGCGCGGGCAAGACGGTTGTAGCCTTGGAAGCCATGCTGATCGCCGTCGAGGCAGGAAAGCAGGCGGCGCTGCTGGCACCGACCGAAATCCTCGCTCGCCAGCATTTCGAAACGCTGCGCAAAATGGCTGCGCCCACCGGGGCCGAAGTCGCGCTGCTGACAGGCCGTGCGAAGGGCCGGGAGCGTGAAGGGCTGCTGATGAGCCTGATCGGCGGGGATATCGATATCCTCGTCGGCACACATGCGATCTTTCAGGACAGCGTGACCTACAATGACCTTGCGCTCGTGGTGATCGACGAACAGCATCGCTTCGGTGTGCAACAGCGCTTGTCTCTCGCCGCAAAAGGGAAACGCGCACCGCACACCCTTGCCATGACTGCAACGCCGATCCCGCGCAGCCTTACACTTGCCCAATATGGCGAAATGGACGTGAGCAGGCTTGATGAACTCCCACCCGGCAGGCAGGCGATCGACACGCGCGTCGTCGCGCAGGACCGGATGGAGGATGTCGTGGCGGGGGTCGAACGGCATCTGGCTTCGGGACAACAGGCCTATTGGGTCTGCCCGATGGTCCGTGACAGCGAAACCGCCGACATTGCTGCTGCCGAGGCGCGCTATGCGTCGCTTAAGGAGCGTTTCGGTGACGATGTGGTCCTCGTCCACGGCCAGCTGCGTCCAGAGGTGAAGGATGCGAATATGGAGCGCTTCGCCGGGGGCGAGGCAAAGCTGCTTGTCGCGACAACTGTGATCGAGGTCGGGGTCGATGTCCCCTCGGCAACCTTGATGGTCATCGAACAGGCTGAACGATTTGGGTTAGCACAGCTTCACCAATTGCGCGGACGCGTGGGGCGGGGCAGCGAGAAATCCGTCTGCCTTCTGCTGCGCGGCGGCGAACTCAGCGAGACGGGCCGCAAGCGGCTAGCCCTGATGCGCGAAACGCAGGACGGGTTCCGGATTGCCGAAGAGGACCTTGAACTGCGCGGCGGCGGCGAATTGCTCGGCACGCGCCAATCGGGAGAGGCCGCGTTCCGGACCGCCAATCTGGAGCAAGTGCAAAAGCTGCTCCCCGCAGCGCATGCAGATGCAAGGCTCCTGATCGAGCGCGATGGAGGGCTGACCTCCGAGCGCGGAGAGGCGGCGCGGGTTCTGCTCTACTTGTTCGAACGCGACTGGGGCGTGCAATTGCTGCGAGGCGGGTAGGCGGCGCATCGCGTTGATTTGTCCGCAACCAGCAAGAATGATAGGCTCCAGCCGCCTTTGGGGGGAGGGACAAGCATGGCTACACAATTGTTCGCGCCCGATCCGATCGATTTTTTCGATCCGGTGCCATACTCGCTTGTCGAATATCAGGGACACATGATCGTCGGCGCGATCTGGTTTGTGGCGGCATTGGTCGCATTTTTTGCGACCAAGGGAAGCCGGCTGCATATTCGCGCAGGTCAGGTTTGCATCGCATCGGTCTTGCTGATCGGCGTGACGGCATTGGTGATGCTGGCAAGGGAGTTTATTGCGCCGCTCGCGCTCAATGCAGTGACGTCGTCCTACGCTGTGATCACGGCTTGGCTGGCGCTCAAGCCGTCGAGCGCAAATGTGCGCAGCGCAGAGGTCGCGCTCAGCGTGATCGAGGTGGCTGCCGTTGCCGCGTTCCTGGCAATTGCCCTGCCTAACGTGATGTCGGGCCTAGTGCCTCCTATCGGTCCGGTCGTGGTACTGCTCGTCCCGTTGATCCTGCTTGGCGGGGACATCAATTGGCACCTTCGCCAGCATGATCGTGCCAGATTGCGCGTGGGGAGGCATCTGGCACGTATGATCTGGGCATTCGTCATCGTGCTGCGCGCACCGCTCGTCGAGTTTGAAACCGCCGGGTTTTACGACCTGCCCGATCCCTTGCTGGTGGCTGGACCGGTGCTGCTTGGCGCGGTCATGCTCGTCTATGCGCAGTATCGGTTCGCGGGACGAACGCGCAGATCTCCAACATCTCAGGCGGTGTGATAGCCAAGCTTCTCGATCAGCGCCTCGACTGCCTCATTGATCGTCTGCCAGCATTCCTCGAAGCCGTCTTCGTCGCCATAATAGGGATCAGGCACAGGCTCTCCCTCGCGGCCCGGCACAAGGTCGAGCAGGAGACTCACACGCGCCGTACCATGCTTGGGTTCGCGCGCCTTGATCCCGGCCAGATTCGCTTTATCGAGGGCAAAGATATGGGTGAAGTCGTGAAAATCTGCCTCGGTCAATTGCCGACCGAGAACGCCAGAGATATCGACACCGTGCGATTGAGCCGTGGCAATAGCGCGGGGGTCGGGGTGTTCGCCGATATGATAGGAAGCGGTGCCGACAGAATCCACGTGCAACTCGATGCCAGCAGCGGCCGCGGCTTCGCGCAGCGCACCTTCCGCCATCGGAGAGCGGCAAATATTCCCAAGACACACAAAAAGCACCCGGGGAACGTGGTTATCGACCCGTCCCATAGGCGCTCTCTACGTTAAGACTTTCTCGCAACGCAATAAACATAATGCTGAAAAAGGGTTTAAATCCATGTCCTCCAAATTCTTGATTGCATTGCTTGCAACAGCCTTGCCCCTTTCGCCTTTATTTGCCGGCCCTGTCGAAGATTACGAGGCTGTGCGCGAAGAGGTCTGGGAATGGCGGCTCGACAACAACCCTCAACTTGCGACCAGCGTTGGCGACCGGCGCGGCGATGGCAAGCTGGGGGATTGGTCGCTGGAGGCCCATATCCGTTCGATCGAGGAAGCGCGCGCCTTTGTGGAGCAGCTTGATGCTATTGATACAACTGGATTTTCGCCCGAACTCATGGTCGATTTCGGAGTGATCAGGTCAAGCCTTGCCGACGCGGTCGCTGCGGGTGAACATGAGCATGATTTCTATATCCTCTTCACCAATCGCGGGGGCTGGTTCAGCAGTTTCGCCTCGCTTCCGAACGGATCGCCCTTCTTCACTCTGGCAGATTACGAGAGCTACATCTCGCGCTTGAACGCCTATGGTCAGGTGAATGACGATGGCATCGCGCGCAGCCGTCTTGCTGTGGAAAAAGGGCTGACGCAGCCGTGTGAGCCGATGCAAGGGCTGGATGCCCGGATCGGGCAACTGATCGTCGATGACCCCACTCAGACCCCGT includes these proteins:
- the recG gene encoding ATP-dependent DNA helicase RecG; its protein translation is MRPDILNPLFAESQTLDGVGPKLSKPLEKLGLTRVKDLAYHLPERFVTRRAIANLDDGAEGEQVIVALTATEHRSARNPGRGPYRVMAQDEIGNICALTYFGRASYTAKKQLPVGEKRWVAGRLDRYGDMLQIVHPDHVETDSAAHLARLNEPVYALSEGLTQPRVAGLVAQSLERLPSLPEWIEPGQFEREGWPQWNDALHLAHKGSHEKARDRLAYDELLANSLALLLVRADGRRKRGQPLRGDRSLRDRLDLPFEMTGAQKRSVAEIEGDLQQEAPMLRLLQGDVGAGKTVVALEAMLIAVEAGKQAALLAPTEILARQHFETLRKMAAPTGAEVALLTGRAKGREREGLLMSLIGGDIDILVGTHAIFQDSVTYNDLALVVIDEQHRFGVQQRLSLAAKGKRAPHTLAMTATPIPRSLTLAQYGEMDVSRLDELPPGRQAIDTRVVAQDRMEDVVAGVERHLASGQQAYWVCPMVRDSETADIAAAEARYASLKERFGDDVVLVHGQLRPEVKDANMERFAGGEAKLLVATTVIEVGVDVPSATLMVIEQAERFGLAQLHQLRGRVGRGSEKSVCLLLRGGELSETGRKRLALMRETQDGFRIAEEDLELRGGGELLGTRQSGEAAFRTANLEQVQKLLPAAHADARLLIERDGGLTSERGEAARVLLYLFERDWGVQLLRGG
- a CDS encoding low molecular weight protein-tyrosine-phosphatase, with amino-acid sequence MGRVDNHVPRVLFVCLGNICRSPMAEGALREAAAAAGIELHVDSVGTASYHIGEHPDPRAIATAQSHGVDISGVLGRQLTEADFHDFTHIFALDKANLAGIKAREPKHGTARVSLLLDLVPGREGEPVPDPYYGDEDGFEECWQTINEAVEALIEKLGYHTA